The proteins below come from a single Iocasia fonsfrigidae genomic window:
- a CDS encoding type II toxin-antitoxin system death-on-curing family toxin: MKNIIFIPKKLILYFYDQLIQTYGGTYGIRDERLLDSALEQPKATYGGNYLHDTLMKMAAAYGYHLCNNHPFVDGNKRIALIAMDVFLQRNGFEIIASEKETYKIMIQLSSGGLSKKNLATWLENNTSPLTD, translated from the coding sequence ATGAAAAATATTATATTCATTCCAAAAAAACTTATCCTCTACTTCTATGATCAACTTATTCAAACCTATGGCGGCACCTACGGTATCCGTGATGAAAGGTTACTAGACTCTGCACTTGAACAACCTAAAGCAACTTATGGAGGTAACTATTTACATGATACCTTAATGAAAATGGCTGCAGCATACGGCTATCACTTATGTAATAATCATCCATTCGTAGACGGGAATAAAAGAATTGCTCTTATAGCCATGGATGTTTTCCTACAAAGAAATGGTTTTGAAATTATTGCTTCAGAAAAAGAAACCTACAAAATAATGATACAATTATCATCAGGTGGATTATCAAAAAAAAATTTAGCGACCTGGCTTGAAAATAATACATCTCCATTAACAGATTAA
- a CDS encoding GNAT family N-acetyltransferase, which translates to MVVNMKIDNIVYHPDSVEKVSNWIYKEFVEEKGEKSLEFVIERFKNRNIDEFPISFIAIVNGMCAGVISIFDNDLGTREDLTPWLAGLYVDENFRGNKIAEALINTVFKKCKEMGYTKIYLRTEHTAEYYQKRGWTFLENTVDEYGEETTVFYMSLK; encoded by the coding sequence GTGGTGGTAAACATGAAAATTGATAATATAGTATATCATCCAGATAGTGTAGAAAAAGTATCGAATTGGATATACAAAGAATTTGTTGAAGAAAAAGGAGAAAAGTCTCTAGAATTCGTCATAGAAAGGTTTAAAAATAGAAATATAGATGAATTTCCTATTTCATTTATTGCTATTGTTAATGGAATGTGTGCTGGAGTTATTTCTATTTTTGATAATGACTTAGGTACAAGAGAAGATCTAACACCATGGCTTGCTGGATTATATGTTGATGAAAATTTTAGGGGAAATAAAATTGCTGAAGCATTAATTAATACTGTATTTAAGAAGTGTAAAGAGATGGGTTATACTAAAATTTATTTAAGAACAGAGCATACAGCAGAGTATTACCAAAAAAGAGGATGGACATTTTTAGAAAATACAGTTGATGAATATGGGGAAGAAACAACTGTTTTCTACATGAGTTTAAAATAA
- a CDS encoding LA2681 family HEPN domain-containing protein, protein MNSYINDEVLKSFNYINDEVKKENLEEEDIFRAIGELDKEYKDDPFYKLNVNGFIANIGIDTKSEKILNYAIKRIKRTIDSFDDHRKNKLNYDIGNLILTKGDIKYPNKNIENLLEEDELVEAMSIFNKVQKSFDDSYSRANTNIGNILDYYGRNSEAIFYYDKVLAVDPNFGMALGNKAEAIYYYYNLLPERKKQTEMLFLSRDLFERALDDNRIENQGNTTAVSIFESRLNHLNNIIKCNNLKRNNTKQVKDKYKNFIFKKNLFLNYHFGLNICKDCSFKDDIFPPLISNLKEDRKNDNHVYGERIGYSIKLFNQIIEDFVSVRYLYYMVNHIEDKYNQITKYISTLDYNHNSINYGVLKTASVKLYNVLDKIANFIFVYFKIEKNEDTYFSSLTKSNFKKIIQNTGNRQLLALHSLSRDFQDGNIYSSLKNLRNKMVHEFIDIKEMDIETGHDKRYDSYHISPCELNDNLELLFYIIKSAIIYLSLSLEWESKEVMSKDQVGNLSMWSQKDIFGENY, encoded by the coding sequence AGCTAGATAAAGAATATAAAGATGACCCTTTTTATAAGTTAAATGTAAATGGTTTTATAGCAAATATTGGTATAGATACAAAAAGTGAAAAAATATTAAACTATGCAATTAAGAGAATAAAAAGAACTATTGATTCATTTGATGATCATCGTAAAAATAAACTAAATTATGATATTGGAAATCTAATTCTTACTAAAGGTGATATAAAATATCCAAATAAAAATATTGAAAATTTATTGGAAGAAGATGAATTAGTTGAAGCTATGAGTATTTTTAACAAAGTTCAAAAATCATTTGATGATAGTTACTCAAGAGCTAATACTAATATAGGAAATATTTTAGATTATTATGGAAGAAACTCTGAGGCTATATTTTATTATGATAAAGTACTAGCTGTTGATCCTAACTTTGGGATGGCATTGGGTAATAAGGCAGAAGCAATCTATTATTATTATAATTTATTGCCAGAAAGAAAGAAACAAACAGAAATGTTGTTTTTATCTAGAGATTTATTTGAAAGAGCACTTGATGATAATAGGATAGAAAATCAAGGTAATACAACAGCGGTTTCTATTTTTGAGTCTAGACTTAATCATTTAAATAATATTATTAAATGCAATAATTTAAAACGAAATAATACGAAACAAGTCAAAGATAAGTATAAAAATTTCATATTTAAGAAGAATTTATTTTTAAATTATCATTTTGGATTAAATATTTGTAAGGATTGTAGTTTTAAGGATGATATATTTCCACCATTAATATCAAATTTGAAGGAAGACAGAAAAAATGATAACCACGTATATGGTGAACGGATAGGATATTCTATAAAATTATTTAACCAAATTATTGAGGATTTTGTATCAGTAAGATATTTATATTATATGGTTAATCATATAGAGGATAAATATAACCAAATTACAAAGTATATTTCTACATTAGATTACAATCATAATTCTATTAACTACGGTGTGTTAAAAACTGCATCTGTTAAGTTGTATAATGTCCTAGATAAGATAGCTAATTTCATCTTTGTTTATTTTAAAATAGAAAAAAATGAAGATACTTATTTTAGTTCATTAACAAAAAGTAATTTCAAAAAAATTATACAAAATACTGGGAATCGTCAATTATTAGCTTTACATAGTCTTTCTAGAGATTTTCAAGATGGAAATATATACTCTAGTTTAAAAAATCTTAGAAATAAAATGGTTCATGAGTTTATAGATATAAAAGAGATGGATATAGAAACTGGACATGACAAAAGATACGATTCTTACCATATTTCACCATGTGAGCTTAATGATAATCTTGAGTTACTATTTTATATAATAAAAAGTGCAATTATATACCTTAGTCTTTCTTTAGAATGGGAGAGTAAAGAAGTAATGTCTAAAGATCAAGTTGGAAATTTATCTATGTGGTCGCAAAAAGATATCTTTGGTGAAAATTATTAA
- a CDS encoding DUF2268 domain-containing putative Zn-dependent protease (predicted Zn-dependent protease with a strongly conserved HExxH motif): protein MLKFHWIYRDFIKANNICNDESMWVDSIIKIYFKVHWKLLNDIHFTPKGFSSKKEILSKIDQLGKCYYNNLLLELEKAEEFEDKIIELAENILNKFGEVVIDKDIYIIVGLGVSNIYSIEHTGQEITVICLESVKDDISKIRFLLSHECHHWLRQSLMKNNIFESCIGERLTTEGLASLFTAQLYPGFKTSEYCYVPQETVEWVVKNKVEIAEKIVDNLKYNDLSNPLFSRYPHKQINNNMPKRSGYVFGFLKAEEYSKRLGENAVELVGVKWEKMFSASS from the coding sequence TTGTTAAAATTCCATTGGATATACCGTGATTTTATTAAAGCCAATAATATTTGTAATGACGAAAGTATGTGGGTAGATTCTATAATAAAAATATATTTTAAAGTACATTGGAAATTATTAAATGATATTCATTTTACTCCAAAAGGTTTTTCATCAAAGAAAGAAATATTGTCCAAGATTGATCAATTGGGAAAATGTTATTATAATAATTTACTTTTAGAACTAGAAAAAGCAGAAGAATTTGAGGATAAAATTATTGAGCTAGCTGAAAATATATTGAATAAATTTGGTGAAGTAGTTATAGATAAAGATATATATATTATTGTTGGTTTAGGAGTATCAAATATATATTCTATAGAGCATACCGGACAAGAAATAACTGTTATTTGTTTGGAATCTGTAAAAGATGATATAAGTAAAATTAGATTTTTATTATCACACGAATGTCATCATTGGCTAAGACAATCATTAATGAAAAATAATATCTTTGAGTCTTGTATAGGGGAAAGATTAACGACAGAAGGATTAGCATCTTTATTTACTGCACAATTATACCCAGGGTTTAAAACGTCTGAATATTGTTACGTACCTCAAGAAACAGTTGAGTGGGTTGTGAAAAATAAAGTGGAGATAGCAGAAAAGATAGTTGATAATCTTAAATATAATGATTTAAGTAATCCACTATTTTCTCGTTATCCACATAAACAAATCAATAATAATATGCCGAAACGGTCAGGGTATGTATTTGGATTTCTTAAGGCAGAAGAATATTCAAAGCGATTAGGTGAAAATGCAGTGGAGCTTGTTGGGGTAAAATGGGAAAAGATGTTCAGTGCGAGTAGTTGA
- a CDS encoding AbrB/MazE/SpoVT family DNA-binding domain-containing protein, with translation MKYIKLRKVGNSFGFTVPKELIEKYNLKEGENLHVIENNDGFTLTPYNPEFKKWANAFDKTNKKYKNTLKELSK, from the coding sequence ATGAAATATATTAAATTGCGTAAAGTTGGAAATAGTTTCGGGTTTACGGTTCCCAAAGAACTTATAGAAAAATATAATCTCAAAGAAGGCGAAAATTTACATGTAATCGAAAATAATGATGGGTTCACGCTAACACCATATAATCCAGAATTTAAAAAATGGGCTAACGCTTTTGACAAAACCAATAAAAAATATAAAAACACTTTAAAGGAATTATCTAAATGA
- a CDS encoding PhzF family phenazine biosynthesis protein, translating into MTNMIYKATAFTEDINGGNPAGVVLNADSLNEEQMLNIAKKIGYSETAFIMKSSKADFRIRFFTPVDEVDLCGHAIVATFNLLRDLSIINIGDYIQETKAGVLKIKIQERCIYMEQNTPEYFELIHKDEIENCFKSSVKNYISDMPIQVVSTGLKDIILPVKDLKTLFCLKPNIQKIEEISKKYNVVGIHAFSLDTINGCEAHTRNFAPRYGIDEESATGTSNGALACYLMNYLRNKFNGNFTIEQGYSMKRPSKIKVQLKYDGNKINEVYVGGSAVIISSNRYFP; encoded by the coding sequence ATGACAAATATGATTTATAAAGCAACTGCATTTACGGAAGATATTAACGGTGGCAATCCAGCTGGAGTTGTATTAAATGCAGATTCATTGAATGAAGAACAAATGCTAAATATAGCAAAAAAAATAGGTTACTCTGAGACCGCTTTTATAATGAAGTCTAGTAAGGCTGATTTTAGAATTAGATTTTTTACACCGGTTGATGAAGTAGATTTGTGTGGACATGCTATTGTTGCAACTTTTAATTTATTGAGGGATCTAAGCATTATTAATATTGGCGATTATATACAAGAAACAAAGGCAGGAGTATTGAAGATTAAGATTCAAGAAAGATGTATTTACATGGAACAGAATACACCTGAGTATTTTGAATTAATACATAAGGATGAAATTGAGAATTGCTTTAAAAGTAGTGTCAAGAATTATATAAGTGATATGCCAATACAAGTTGTATCAACAGGACTTAAAGATATTATTTTACCAGTTAAGGATTTAAAGACATTATTTTGTTTAAAACCCAATATTCAAAAGATAGAAGAAATTAGCAAAAAGTATAATGTAGTAGGAATTCATGCTTTCAGTTTAGATACCATAAATGGTTGCGAAGCACATACGAGAAATTTTGCACCAAGGTATGGAATAGATGAAGAATCAGCAACAGGAACATCAAACGGTGCACTGGCATGTTACTTGATGAACTATTTAAGGAATAAATTTAATGGTAACTTCACCATAGAGCAAGGATACAGTATGAAGAGACCTTCAAAGATTAAAGTTCAATTAAAATATGATGGTAATAAAATTAATGAGGTTTATGTTGGAGGAAGTGCTGTGATAATTTCAAGTAATAGGTATTTCCCGTAA
- a CDS encoding L-2-amino-thiazoline-4-carboxylic acid hydrolase produces the protein MSSGWEADDVISVIDSLKQNYGEEALEIVEKALYKSAYDYGKELRENDYPNINPSNYVKHFLENDSEEIEVILDSKNKAIIKTNKCMIADIFQSLGRPEIGSRFKCKQDFAIAKGYDQNMELIISKSFMQEDDCCIHEYVKKTDK, from the coding sequence TTGAGTTCAGGTTGGGAAGCTGATGATGTAATAAGTGTTATCGATAGTTTGAAGCAAAATTATGGAGAAGAAGCTTTAGAAATTGTTGAAAAAGCTTTATATAAATCTGCATATGATTATGGGAAAGAACTTAGAGAAAATGATTATCCTAATATTAACCCGAGTAATTATGTCAAACATTTTTTAGAAAATGACTCCGAGGAAATAGAAGTAATATTAGATTCTAAGAATAAGGCAATTATAAAAACAAATAAATGTATGATTGCTGATATTTTTCAGTCATTAGGAAGACCAGAAATAGGTTCTAGATTTAAGTGTAAACAAGATTTCGCTATAGCCAAGGGATATGATCAAAATATGGAACTTATTATTTCAAAATCTTTTATGCAAGAAGATGATTGCTGTATTCACGAATATGTAAAGAAAACCGATAAATAA
- the ltrA gene encoding group II intron reverse transcriptase/maturase: protein METKLARIAEVARNRPNERFTSLIHLINYELIVKCHHELAGNKAAGVDEVTKAEYGKNLPGNVKSLIARMKRWAYRPLPAKRVYIPKENGKKRPLGIPAYEDKLVQKALSKILNAIYEEDFLECSFGFRPGRNCHDALRILGRIVNRDDINYVVDTDIKGFFDNVDHGWMMKFIDHRIKDPNIQRLISRLLRAGVMEAGIKYNTPQGTPQGGVCSPIMANLYLHHVVDLWFNKTMRKELKGKAYMVRYADDIIFCLQYKEDVKYFYKAMKERISKFGLELSEEKTKIVNVSADDDNDTFDFLGFTHYMGKCKDGIKRLKRKTSNKRHHRSIMRCKSWLKYNRTLPVKELMRKLNRKLTGTYNYYAVSDNSKSIDSLYDEVQKLVYKWLNRRSQKKSFDWEKFEIFLEKYPIVKPRIKVNLYRLGAGASYVR, encoded by the coding sequence GTGGAAACGAAACTTGCAAGAATAGCTGAAGTAGCTAGAAATAGACCTAATGAAAGATTTACATCACTAATACATCTAATTAATTATGAATTGATAGTCAAATGTCATCATGAACTAGCTGGAAACAAAGCAGCTGGAGTAGATGAAGTAACAAAAGCGGAGTATGGAAAGAATCTTCCAGGGAATGTTAAGAGCTTAATAGCTAGAATGAAAAGATGGGCATATAGGCCATTACCTGCGAAAAGGGTATATATTCCAAAAGAAAATGGGAAGAAGAGACCGCTAGGGATTCCAGCATACGAAGACAAACTAGTTCAAAAGGCACTATCAAAGATTCTAAATGCGATATATGAAGAAGACTTTCTTGAATGTTCATTTGGTTTTCGTCCAGGAAGAAACTGTCATGATGCCTTGAGAATATTAGGAAGAATAGTTAACAGAGATGATATTAACTATGTAGTTGATACAGATATTAAAGGATTCTTTGATAATGTAGACCACGGGTGGATGATGAAATTCATTGACCATCGAATTAAAGATCCTAATATACAACGACTCATATCGAGACTTCTTCGGGCTGGAGTCATGGAGGCAGGAATAAAATATAACACTCCACAAGGAACACCGCAAGGTGGAGTCTGTTCTCCAATTATGGCGAATTTATATCTACATCATGTTGTTGACCTATGGTTTAATAAAACAATGCGTAAAGAGTTAAAGGGTAAAGCTTACATGGTGAGATACGCAGATGATATAATATTTTGCCTACAGTATAAAGAAGATGTAAAATACTTCTATAAAGCAATGAAAGAAAGAATATCCAAATTCGGTTTAGAGTTATCAGAAGAGAAAACTAAGATAGTAAATGTATCTGCTGATGATGACAATGACACATTTGATTTTCTTGGATTTACCCATTATATGGGTAAATGTAAGGATGGAATCAAACGACTAAAGAGAAAGACAAGTAATAAGCGACATCATCGTAGTATAATGAGATGTAAATCCTGGCTAAAATATAATAGAACTCTTCCAGTAAAAGAACTAATGAGGAAGTTAAACAGAAAACTAACAGGAACATACAACTATTATGCAGTATCAGATAACAGCAAAAGTATTGATAGCCTGTATGATGAGGTTCAAAAGCTAGTTTATAAATGGTTAAACAGACGCAGTCAAAAGAAAAGCTTTGACTGGGAGAAGTTCGAAATATTCTTGGAGAAATATCCTATTGTCAAGCCAAGAATAAAAGTAAATTTATATAGATTAGGTGCTGGTGCTAGTTATGTTAGGTGA
- the ltrA gene encoding group II intron reverse transcriptase/maturase encodes MSTKLAKIAIKAKQNPKTVFTSLYHLLNEELLLLCHQELEAGKATGVDEVTKAEYEENLKENISALVEKLKTHSYRPQPVRRIYIPKGKGKGKGKVRPLGIPAYEDKLVQLGLKKILEPIYEAIFLDISYGFRPGLSCHDALKKLNIVIEKQKISYVVDADIKGFFDNVNHEWLMKFIGVNIADPNIKRLIVRFLKAGIIEDGELTATEQGTPQGAIISPLLANIYLHYVLDLWFMGIIGKHYRINGEAEIVRYADDYVCCFQYKRAAEIFFHVLKKRLAKFGLALAEDKSKIIEFGRFAASNSRRLGRGKPETFDFLGFTHYCSTSRKGRFRVKRRTMKKKINAKIVEFTRWIKLRRNMLTTNEIVDKVKSKLRGHYQYYGITDNSKSIDNFRQAIIRILFKWLNRRSQRKSFIWEKFKKYIIDKHIPKARICVNIYG; translated from the coding sequence ATGTCAACAAAATTAGCAAAGATAGCAATAAAAGCAAAACAAAATCCAAAGACAGTATTCACTTCACTGTATCACTTACTGAATGAGGAATTACTGCTGTTATGTCATCAAGAATTGGAAGCTGGTAAGGCAACAGGTGTAGATGAAGTAACTAAAGCAGAATATGAGGAGAACTTAAAAGAGAATATAAGTGCTCTTGTGGAAAAATTAAAAACACACTCATATAGACCCCAGCCAGTAAGAAGGATATATATACCCAAAGGTAAAGGAAAAGGAAAAGGAAAAGTAAGACCTCTAGGGATACCAGCATATGAAGACAAGCTAGTGCAGCTGGGATTAAAGAAGATACTGGAGCCGATATATGAAGCCATATTTCTGGACATATCATATGGATTTCGACCAGGACTAAGTTGTCATGACGCCTTAAAGAAGCTAAACATAGTAATAGAAAAGCAGAAAATCAGCTATGTGGTAGATGCAGATATAAAGGGATTCTTTGACAATGTAAATCATGAATGGTTAATGAAATTTATAGGAGTAAATATAGCAGATCCGAATATAAAAAGGCTGATAGTAAGGTTTCTCAAAGCTGGAATAATAGAAGATGGGGAACTCACAGCAACTGAGCAGGGAACACCTCAGGGAGCAATAATATCTCCATTACTGGCAAATATATATCTTCATTATGTACTAGACCTATGGTTTATGGGGATAATTGGCAAACATTATCGTATCAACGGTGAAGCTGAGATAGTGCGATACGCTGACGATTATGTATGCTGCTTTCAATACAAAAGAGCAGCAGAGATATTCTTTCATGTACTAAAGAAAAGACTAGCAAAATTCGGTTTAGCACTGGCAGAAGATAAATCCAAGATAATAGAATTTGGTAGATTTGCAGCCAGTAACAGCAGACGATTAGGTAGAGGCAAACCGGAAACCTTTGACTTTCTAGGTTTTACTCACTACTGTAGTACAAGCAGAAAAGGTAGATTTAGGGTAAAACGTAGGACGATGAAGAAAAAAATCAACGCCAAGATAGTAGAATTCACAAGATGGATAAAGCTAAGGAGGAATATGTTGACGACCAACGAAATAGTAGATAAGGTTAAATCCAAGTTGAGGGGACATTATCAATATTATGGAATAACAGATAATAGTAAGTCTATAGATAATTTTAGACAGGCAATTATCAGAATACTATTTAAATGGTTGAATAGAAGAAGTCAGAGGAAAAGCTTTATATGGGAGAAATTTAAGAAATATATAATTGATAAACACATACCAAAAGCAAGAATATGTGTAAATATATATGGATAG
- the ltrA gene encoding group II intron reverse transcriptase/maturase, with protein MSTKLAKIAIKAKQNPKTVFTSLYHLLNEELLLLCHQELEAGKATGVDEVTKAEYEENLKENISALVKKLKTHSYRPQPVRRIYIPKGKGKGKGKVRPLGIPAYEDKLVQLGLKKILEPIYEAIFLDISYGFRPGLSCHDALKKLNIVIEKQKISYVVDADIKGFFDNVNHEWLMKFIGVNIADPNIKRLIVRFLKAGIIEDGELTVTEQGTPQGAIISPLLANIYLHYVLDLWFMGIIRKHYRINGEAEIVRYADDYVCCFQYKRAAEIFFHVLKKRLAKFGLALAEDKSKIIEFGRFAASNSRRLGRGKPETFDFLGFTHYCSTSRKGRFRVKRRTMKKKINAKIVEFTRWIKLRRNMLTTNEIVDKVKSKLRGHYQYYGITDNSKSIDNFRQAIIRIQFKWLNRRSQRKSFIWEKFKKYIIDKHIPKARICVNIYG; from the coding sequence ATGTCAACAAAATTAGCAAAGATAGCAATAAAAGCAAAACAAAATCCAAAGACAGTATTCACTTCACTGTATCACTTACTGAATGAGGAATTACTGCTGTTATGTCATCAAGAATTGGAAGCTGGTAAGGCAACAGGTGTAGATGAAGTAACTAAAGCAGAATATGAGGAGAACTTAAAAGAGAATATAAGTGCTCTTGTGAAAAAATTAAAAACACACTCATATAGACCCCAGCCAGTAAGAAGGATATATATACCCAAAGGTAAAGGAAAAGGAAAAGGAAAAGTAAGACCTCTAGGGATACCAGCATATGAAGACAAGCTAGTGCAGCTGGGATTAAAGAAGATACTGGAGCCGATATATGAAGCCATATTTCTGGACATATCATATGGATTTCGACCAGGACTAAGTTGTCATGACGCCTTAAAGAAGCTAAACATAGTAATAGAAAAGCAGAAAATTAGCTATGTGGTAGATGCAGATATAAAGGGATTCTTTGACAATGTAAATCATGAATGGTTAATGAAATTTATAGGAGTAAATATAGCAGATCCGAATATAAAAAGGTTGATAGTAAGGTTTCTCAAAGCTGGAATAATAGAAGATGGGGAACTCACAGTAACTGAGCAGGGAACACCTCAGGGAGCAATAATATCTCCATTACTGGCAAATATATATCTTCATTATGTACTAGACCTATGGTTTATGGGGATAATTCGCAAACATTATCGTATCAACGGTGAAGCTGAGATAGTGCGATACGCTGACGATTATGTATGCTGCTTTCAATACAAAAGAGCAGCAGAGATATTCTTTCATGTACTAAAGAAAAGACTAGCAAAATTCGGTTTAGCACTGGCAGAAGATAAATCCAAGATAATAGAATTTGGTAGATTTGCAGCCAGTAACAGCAGACGATTAGGTAGAGGCAAACCGGAAACCTTTGACTTTCTAGGTTTTACTCACTACTGTAGTACAAGCAGAAAAGGTAGATTTAGGGTAAAACGTAGGACGATGAAGAAAAAAATCAACGCCAAGATAGTAGAATTCACAAGATGGATAAAGCTAAGGAGGAATATGTTGACGACCAACGAAATAGTAGATAAGGTTAAATCCAAGTTGAGAGGACATTATCAATATTATGGAATAACAGATAATAGTAAGTCTATAGATAATTTTAGACAGGCAATTATCAGAATACAATTTAAATGGTTGAATAGAAGAAGTCAGAGGAAAAGCTTTATATGGGAGAAATTTAAGAAATATATAATTGATAAACACATACCAAAAGCAAGAATATGTGTAAATATATATGGATAG
- a CDS encoding abortive infection family protein, which produces MKQIYNNDSLKQISSGFFSIINGISSLRNELSDAHGKLKKGYYKPEYRHAMLAVNSSKTTSEFLYSSWENRNKKN; this is translated from the coding sequence ATGAAGCAGATTTATAATAATGATTCTTTAAAACAAATTAGTTCTGGATTTTTCTCTATTATTAATGGAATTTCAAGTTTACGAAATGAATTAAGTGATGCCCATGGCAAATTAAAAAAGGGATATTATAAACCAGAATATAGGCATGCTATGTTAGCAGTAAATAGTTCCAAAACGACTTCTGAATTTCTTTATAGTAGTTGGGAGAATAGGAATAAGAAAAATTAA
- a CDS encoding site-specific integrase has product MTVFKEKMIQDMKLRNFSSRTQVCYLRHIEHFENFFDSDADSLNSDHIREFLAHAIDVRNLSTGYVNQAYSALRFFFESTLDQHWDIKYIPKVKKQKKLPVILSKKEIQAIFDRVNNLKHKGY; this is encoded by the coding sequence ATGACAGTTTTCAAAGAAAAAATGATTCAGGACATGAAGTTAAGAAATTTCAGTAGTAGAACCCAGGTTTGTTATCTCAGACATATTGAACATTTTGAGAACTTCTTTGATTCTGATGCTGATTCTCTTAATTCAGATCATATCAGAGAATTTCTTGCTCATGCCATTGATGTAAGAAATTTAAGTACAGGATATGTTAATCAGGCATATAGTGCTCTGCGCTTCTTTTTTGAGTCAACCCTTGATCAACACTGGGATATTAAGTATATTCCCAAAGTTAAAAAACAGAAAAAACTCCCTGTTATCCTCTCCAAAAAAGAAATTCAGGCTATTTTTGATAGGGTTAATAATCTTAAACACAAGGGTTATTAA
- a CDS encoding DUF2087 domain-containing protein: MIKDKYKVTKEESEKVFINYFKVENGNEILSTLPSKEKKKVIVLKYIMKNFEASKKYDYKQINRKLKEIYSDYATIRRHLIDYGFMERTRDCKYYWVNERM, translated from the coding sequence ATGATTAAAGATAAATACAAAGTTACCAAAGAAGAAAGTGAAAAAGTATTTATAAATTATTTTAAGGTAGAAAACGGAAATGAAATACTCAGCACTTTACCTAGTAAAGAGAAGAAAAAAGTTATTGTTTTAAAATACATAATGAAAAATTTTGAAGCAAGTAAAAAATATGATTATAAGCAAATTAATCGAAAGTTAAAAGAGATTTATTCTGATTATGCTACTATTAGAAGACATTTAATTGATTATGGATTTATGGAAAGAACTAGAGACTGTAAATATTATTGGGTAAATGAGCGAATGTAA